ATTGTGCTGCTTGTACATCCTTGCTTTCCAACCACTCCTCCATCACCGAACAACTTAGCACCCTTCGGTCACCTCCTCCGAAGGTTGCGCCCTTTGAGTTCATCTCCGACGGGTGAGAAACGCCCCCGCCTCCATCTTCTCTAGAGGCCTCGCCGCTCTTGATGTCATCGAAAGGTGCCTTCAGCCCCCTGcaaacaaacacacaagagAAGAAATGTCCCCAGGCCAGATTCCTGGTGATCAGAGTTTACACACTTTGGCTGCGATTCTTCCGAGAACCGTTGGAGGCAAATCTGAAGTTATCTCCACCAACACTTACTAGTTTGTAAAGCAAAGGTGTTATGATCATGAAAATACAAACACTTAAAAGTGACATAACAGTCTTATATAGAAGTTTAAACATATCCCATAGAGATGATGACATAAAAGAGGACCATAGGTGGTCATATAACATTCTTACATAAGTCCAAACAGATCGAAAAAATGATGATATAAAGGAGGACCATACATGGTCATATCCAAATAGCGATTACTAGATAACAAGAAATATAACCCTATAGAAGAGTTATATTATTTTGACTTTATTCATCACCCTTGTCAGCGCATCAAATGTAGCTCAGAAGGTGAGGCAAATTGACAACTTTGATAGGCTTGATAATGTAGTCCTTTGCACCTCCATCAAGGCACCTTCATTCACAATAGTGTTGACGCCAAAAATTGGACGAGGACTCTGGCTtctgcgtcggacacacgacccaggagaatctgcttagctcctattcgggttgtcgccctggtgtggttcgcgtggtgtgccagtcaatctgacccgttgattgacaaggaaagaaaagtattaaatttcaAGGTTTTGATCGGCTAAAGTTTCGATCTGTTTCGAAGGatgtatcagcgaattggccgaattactgtagagatgaccggtTATAAAACAGCCGATGATCACATAGCAATTGTAGAagaaactgctagagtaacctaaacaatgctacagaagcaacacttggaacagatctaatcggctatatggtAATAAACAAAAAATATTGATACAAAGCCGATAGTTCGTGTCTCAAgatggataactgatgataaaaactaaaataacaggcaaaacctataattctagtaaatatcgataattggtgaataaatttaaatgaaacaacagcgatgcgcccgaatttaaagcttagatattactcgatacgcggaacttacaaattggccggagatcacgtcgatgcagtcctgccaactcgcacgaactcgtgaaaaagaaagagggtttggcgaagtcgccgacttgaaagtaaagtacgtgAAGAAATAGATctgtattgatgattgttgtgttgttttacaagccttacgaggcacctatgtataccctattacaactgatttcctaaccgactataattttatttcttatttaaaaataataaatatttacacaTGAATACAACCCGCATCAGAGTCGATTACTATTTTTCTATGGGCCAATCTTCATCTTTATCTGGTCACCGTCTTGGCCTATTTTAGGCCCATATCGGCCAAACTGCcctggctcccaatcggccagtcttcaTCGACTCCTTCGGTGAATCggctgaaacactgtagctcaatcggccgattccctgGGCAATAGCTTCTTGCTTATCCACATCGGCTACTTTTCTCTTCTTGACACCGACCTTAACACGTCTCAAAAACCGGCGTCAACAAATAGGAATATAGAAACAATTAAATACTTAGGGGAAAATTATTGAACTAATGCATGACTTTGACAATTTTATGTTCACTCACATTTTTATCCTTCCGGGGATGTCCTCAGTGCATGTAATCACCACCGGGAGATGATTAAGCTTGGGTATTTTCTGTGTGAGGAAACATAATTTTTCATTAATGATTAATTTTGTCGTTACACAGGAGTAAAATATTCAACGAAATATTTGATGAAATCATCAATTTCTTCGATAGAAAAACCCTACCTTCACCTCAACAAGAAGATCATAACCGGTCATCTCAAGCATATAGTAATCCGTCAGAATCAACTGCACATCATATTCCTATATTCATGTGCATACAAACATATATTTTAGTAAATAATCAGattaattaaaataaataaGTGCATTCTTGTAAATAGCAATTATATAAAATATTGATATACCATGTCCAGGAACTTCAAAGCTTGGTTAGGACCTTCCATAGCAATCACTGCAAAATATATAAGAACAATATCAAGAAATATATTAAACTTGGAACAACTTAGATAAAGATGTGAAAATGGATTgaatttatatattttataaatgGAAAAAATGTACTATTTATTATAACTCAAGGTGCATCTGATTGAAAAAATGCTAACCACAACACTACAAAAAGAACATAAGTACACCTATGCATGGAAAGTCACTAGAAGATACCAGAATTCTCTATTTACAATACATATGAAACTTAGAATTAAAAAGCTAGTACATCGTAAAAGGTTGATTATTGTAAATGCAAACCTCGGATGTTACAACTTTGTAGAAGTCTTGATGCAACAAGACGGTCAACACAGGAGTCATTAACCAAGAGAATGTGAGGAGTCGCCATGACAATCTCTACACAACCTGCTTCCTGTCAGGTTGACCTTTGAACCTTTGATGCAGGATGGTTCATATTGTGTTGTAGTTGTGGGGAGTGAAGCCACAATGAAGCTCTTTATATACTAATGTCTCATTGCACTATTGCATGCTCAAGTTAGATAGTTGTTGTTATACTATCTTCAAGATAGGTAGTTGCTGTTATACTATCTTTAAGATGGATAGTTGTTGTTATACTATCTTTTAGATAGAAAGCTAGTAACTTGATATATTGACGGTATCTTTAGTCTAAGAACAATAGCCGAAGGCTATACTAAAAATATCTCTAACATAGAATAATGTGCCTATGGTAACAATATCCTAAAGATATAGAAAACAATGAATCGTACAGGGACTAACGGATGGGGCAGGGGTGGCAGGTCCGCAAAGGTGCATTGTTTTGTGCACCGGCGGCATTGAGACATGAGGCTTTGAGTCACTAGTTCTTTGCACCGGATGCATGAAGACAGAGAGGGATGGTGCTGTAGTGGTGCTGGCTGTGGGAGACCGACGGATAGGGCCTTAGTGGAATCTAGAGCAAGTGACCGACAGACATGACCAATGATCTAACATGGTGCTTTGCTATGGACTCATGTCGTAGGCCGGTGGACCGTCTTGGGTGGTGTCATCAATCCACTAGACTATGTGCAAAGAGGAGATGAGATGCATCGTCCATGCTGGGGGGATAGAACAAAGCAGGATCTTGGGGCTTTCATTGGTGACAGTGAGACCAGGTCGATGGGGAAGGGAACGGTCCAGCAGAACTACCTAGGATGTTTATGTCGATAATGGGTGGTCGGAGCGACAATGAAAGTATTGATGATCATTATGTTAGAAAATATGGCCTCCAACTATGCATGGAAAATGACTCGTTGAGATAAAACAGTTTTGCTATAGGGATTTAAACTAATGAGTACCACAAGTTTTGTGTCCCAGCATGTTTTGCAAGGAATCTAGGTAAGTTGGTGTACAAATGCCATAAATGGTAGATGTATAAACATAGCCCCTAAGTCAAAGGATCAATGGTGCACAAGGTTTGGAGTTTCAGTCGAAGTTCACCAAAAACCAGCGAATTCTGGTCCTAACAGTAGAGACTGGTACCTAATTAGGCCTCTTTTATACACAAGGGGGGAGGGGTAGGGGGTCCATAGACCGTGGCCCTCAAGGGCACATCCGCAACAGTAGCCCTCAGCTATTTGGTCTTGGCTAACACAACAAGACCTAATAGCTACTTCTGACCAAAGAGGCCTAATTACAACTCAAACTTTGGCAGCAAGGAGTGCCCTTTGCAACCAACCCATGTGCCCCTCACTAGAAACTCCATCCCAAAAacgcagtggaaaaaggggcaTGGAGAAAAGAGTACGCACACACTCAGGTCGATAGAAGTGCCAACTCTAGACTCTAACTTCAAACACCATAATGATGAGCTTTGATTCTATGggtgttgacgctcgttattgatacacttttacctctgtttatcttcaataatgacataaatttaatacctaaactatcaATCACACCaaataaaccggtcattttaCATATGCAATGTGttttggaggatgttgtgtttttgtaggaaattaagcctaaaagtatattttttggataaagcactgaacgGCAATCGAacctgatgaagaggaaggtcAAAGGGCCTAGGAAGGGGctaggtcgatcggcctagaggagcccaggctgatcggcctggcacCCTCTGGCGCCCCTTggtgcccatctttggcaagcaacccTCCAACATTGCTTAGGGGCTAGGTTTCTAAAGATATGGCATGGACCAGCTAGGGACCAAAGAGGAATCAGAGAAAATCAAGagaagatttggaaagtcatcgAAGATAAATCTCATCCCGAAACTACCGACATGCCAAGCCCGCATGcaagtaaaaagaagattccataGCACCTAAggagacttggagacgaagcaggatgcgagagggcaaaaggaaggcctaggccaatcggcctgtgGGTTTCCTTTGCCCCCTCGTCTTCCAATTTTTCCCACGTtccctctggactataaatacccccaaaAACCACCAAGC
The genomic region above belongs to Setaria italica strain Yugu1 chromosome VI, Setaria_italica_v2.0, whole genome shotgun sequence and contains:
- the LOC101757223 gene encoding two-component response regulator ORR12-like; protein product: MATPHILLVNDSCVDRLVASRLLQSCNIRVIAMEGPNQALKFLDMEYDVQLILTDYYMLEMTGYDLLVEVKKIPKLNHLPVVITCTEDIPGRIKMCLDGGAKDYIIKPIKVVNLPHLLSYI